A portion of the Anaerolineae bacterium genome contains these proteins:
- a CDS encoding formate--tetrahydrofolate ligase, with translation MARELLVKRVEPVPPDIVISQSAKLRPIIEVAEEVGLTEDDLELYGKYKAKVHLEVLERFKDKPNGKYIDVTAINPTPLGEGKTVTTIGLSQALYYLGKKVFTCIRQPSMGPTFSIKGGAAGGGYSQVVPMEDFNLHLTGDIHAVGAAHNLLAAAIDARIMHEDRLTDEQLAKIGLRRLNIDPYSITWPRVVDINDRALRKIIIGLGTEEDGRPRETGFDITVASEIMAILALATSLKDLRERLGRIVIGTDKKGNPITAEDLGVAGAMTVLLKDALMPNLMQTLQGNPAFVHTGPFANIAHGNSSIVADYIALKLVGEDGYVVTESGFGADCGMEKFFNIKCRFSGLIPNCVVVVASVRALKMHGGGPRVVPGRPLDPAYTEENLELVEKGLSNLEAILDIVKLFGVPAVVAINRFPTDTKAELELIKKAALEFGAEAACISEVWAKGGEGGVELAEAVIAAANKPSQFRFLYPLDIPIKEKIEIIATKVYGADGVDYSQEAERKIALYTKLGYDKFPICIAKTQYSLSHDPNLKGRPKGFRLPVRDIRASVGAGFLYPLCGEIRTMPGLPSRPAFMDVDIDLETGKIKGLF, from the coding sequence ATGGCAAGGGAACTCTTGGTCAAACGTGTTGAACCCGTTCCTCCCGATATCGTGATTTCCCAATCCGCCAAACTTCGTCCGATCATAGAAGTGGCTGAAGAGGTGGGGCTCACTGAGGATGACCTGGAGCTCTATGGAAAGTACAAGGCCAAAGTTCACCTGGAAGTTTTGGAGCGCTTCAAGGACAAGCCCAATGGCAAATACATAGATGTGACGGCTATAAACCCCACACCCCTGGGCGAGGGCAAGACCGTAACCACCATAGGGCTCAGCCAGGCTCTTTACTACCTGGGCAAGAAAGTCTTCACCTGCATCCGCCAGCCTTCCATGGGGCCCACTTTCAGCATCAAAGGAGGGGCGGCAGGTGGCGGCTACTCCCAGGTTGTTCCGATGGAAGATTTTAACCTTCACCTCACGGGCGATATCCATGCCGTGGGCGCAGCTCATAACCTCCTGGCAGCTGCCATAGATGCCCGTATAATGCATGAAGACCGCCTCACCGATGAGCAGCTGGCCAAGATAGGCCTCAGGCGCCTGAACATTGACCCTTACTCCATTACCTGGCCGCGGGTAGTTGACATCAACGACCGTGCCCTGCGGAAGATTATCATCGGATTGGGGACCGAAGAGGATGGGCGGCCCAGGGAGACGGGTTTTGATATAACCGTGGCTTCGGAGATAATGGCTATACTGGCCCTGGCCACAAGCCTCAAGGACCTGCGGGAGCGCCTGGGCAGAATTGTCATTGGAACTGATAAGAAGGGTAACCCCATCACAGCTGAGGACCTGGGTGTAGCCGGGGCAATGACTGTGCTCCTGAAGGATGCCCTGATGCCCAACTTAATGCAGACTCTCCAGGGCAACCCGGCTTTCGTCCACACAGGGCCTTTCGCTAACATTGCCCACGGTAACTCCTCCATAGTGGCCGACTACATCGCCCTGAAGCTGGTAGGAGAAGATGGCTACGTGGTTACCGAATCGGGCTTTGGCGCTGACTGCGGCATGGAGAAGTTCTTCAACATCAAATGCCGGTTCTCGGGTCTCATCCCCAACTGTGTGGTGGTAGTAGCCAGCGTCAGGGCTCTAAAGATGCACGGTGGCGGCCCCAGGGTTGTGCCCGGAAGACCCCTCGACCCCGCTTACACCGAAGAAAACCTGGAGCTTGTGGAGAAGGGCCTCAGCAACCTGGAAGCCATCCTTGATATCGTTAAACTCTTCGGGGTTCCCGCAGTGGTGGCCATTAACCGTTTCCCCACCGATACCAAAGCGGAGCTGGAGCTCATAAAGAAAGCAGCCCTGGAATTTGGTGCTGAGGCCGCTTGCATCTCCGAGGTCTGGGCCAAAGGTGGGGAGGGCGGAGTAGAGCTCGCCGAGGCTGTAATTGCCGCTGCCAATAAGCCTTCTCAGTTCCGCTTCCTCTACCCACTGGACATCCCCATCAAGGAAAAGATTGAAATAATCGCTACCAAAGTCTACGGGGCTGATGGGGTGGATTACAGCCAGGAAGCCGAACGGAAGATCGCCCTCTATACCAAGCTTGGCTACGATAAATTCCCCATCTGCATAGCCAAGACCCAGTATTCCCTGAGCCACGACCCCAACCTGAAAGGCCGTCCCAAGGGGTTCCGGCTTCCCGTCCGCGACATAAGGGCCTCGGTGGGGGCTGGTTTCCTCTACCCGCTCTGCGGCGAGATACGCACGATGCCCGGTCTCCCCAGCCGGCCAGCCTTTATGGACGTGGACATTGATCTGGAGACCGGAAAGATAAAGGGCCTGTTCTAA
- a CDS encoding heavy-metal-associated domain-containing protein → MEKVVIDLPSMYGDHHVKRVREVLLGLEGVQDVYASSMLRKVVVSYDSSKLSPSVLESKLKEAGYEPGKEPEIPRPPRHTEDQSPWFKVIKRVTQTDRRDIEMAGDFRRY, encoded by the coding sequence ATGGAAAAGGTGGTCATTGACCTTCCTTCAATGTATGGTGACCATCACGTCAAAAGGGTTAGAGAGGTGCTCCTGGGTCTGGAGGGGGTTCAGGACGTTTACGCCAGCTCCATGCTAAGGAAAGTGGTTGTTTCCTACGACAGCTCCAAACTCAGCCCCTCGGTTCTGGAATCAAAGCTTAAGGAAGCTGGGTACGAACCCGGAAAAGAACCTGAAATCCCTCGTCCACCGCGCCACACCGAAGACCAATCCCCCTGGTTCAAAGTGATAAAACGCGTCACTCAAACCGACCGGCGTGATATTGAGATGGCCGGTGACTTCAGGAGGTATTAA
- a CDS encoding heterodisulfide reductase-related iron-sulfur binding cluster, with translation MGELARLINKELGTNVFLCYQCKKCTNGCPLADKFDLTPHQLMRYLQLGRDDVVLRSRTAWLCATCYTCSTRCPQDLDIARIMDVVKVEAQKRGIPSPLPQIYAFAKAGVNNIRLFGRMYELGMMAEMYLRMLLSRSLDFKGVLQRDVPMGIKMFLKGKLRLLPARPGRPEGKAPEGVLGYYPGCSLHSTSAEYDMSVRAVFQHLDVPLYEPEGWICCGTSPAHSTDHVLAAALPMQNMAIFEKAGLNRVMMPCSACYSRFKAAVYDIQRNEKLAEAVKEQTGYEYRGGIQVLHLLEALEDVGFGKISEKVTHPLSGLKVVSYYGCLITRPPKIVQAPHYEYPVIMDRLVEATGARSLDWSYKTYCCGGSVTLSKTDAVLDMIRRIIEDAHNVGADAIVVACPLCQINLDTRQDLLGLDYRMPVIYITQLLGLAFGLKPAELGFQKHFIDVSPVLKVVTA, from the coding sequence ATGGGAGAACTCGCACGGTTGATCAACAAAGAGCTTGGAACCAACGTTTTCCTCTGCTATCAATGCAAGAAATGCACCAATGGCTGTCCGCTGGCTGATAAATTTGACCTCACCCCTCATCAGCTCATGCGTTACCTTCAGCTGGGGCGCGATGATGTGGTTCTTCGCTCCCGCACCGCCTGGCTTTGTGCTACGTGCTACACCTGTAGCACCCGCTGTCCCCAGGATCTGGATATCGCCCGGATAATGGACGTGGTCAAGGTGGAAGCGCAGAAGCGGGGCATCCCATCACCATTGCCACAAATCTATGCTTTTGCCAAGGCTGGTGTGAACAACATCCGCCTCTTTGGCCGGATGTATGAGCTGGGGATGATGGCCGAAATGTACCTGCGTATGCTTCTCAGCAGAAGCCTGGACTTTAAAGGTGTCCTCCAGCGGGATGTCCCGATGGGTATAAAGATGTTTCTCAAAGGCAAGTTGAGGCTCTTGCCGGCGCGCCCTGGTAGACCGGAAGGAAAGGCTCCCGAAGGCGTTCTGGGATATTATCCCGGCTGTTCCCTCCACTCCACCTCGGCCGAATACGATATGTCTGTTAGGGCAGTATTCCAGCACCTGGATGTGCCTCTTTATGAACCTGAGGGCTGGATATGCTGTGGCACTTCTCCTGCTCACTCTACCGATCATGTTCTGGCTGCGGCCCTGCCCATGCAAAACATGGCCATCTTTGAAAAGGCCGGCCTGAACAGAGTGATGATGCCCTGTTCTGCCTGTTACTCTCGCTTTAAAGCGGCCGTTTACGATATCCAGCGCAATGAAAAACTGGCGGAAGCTGTGAAAGAACAGACAGGCTACGAATACAGAGGAGGCATCCAGGTCCTTCACCTTCTGGAAGCTCTTGAGGATGTGGGGTTCGGTAAAATTTCAGAAAAAGTAACCCATCCTCTCAGCGGCCTCAAAGTTGTCAGCTATTACGGTTGCCTTATCACGCGGCCGCCTAAGATTGTGCAGGCTCCTCATTACGAATACCCAGTGATAATGGACAGGCTTGTAGAAGCCACCGGAGCCCGAAGCTTGGACTGGTCGTACAAGACTTATTGCTGCGGTGGGTCTGTAACCCTGAGCAAGACTGACGCTGTGCTGGACATGATCCGCCGCATCATTGAAGATGCCCACAACGTCGGAGCCGATGCCATCGTGGTGGCCTGCCCCCTCTGCCAGATAAACCTGGATACCCGTCAGGACCTATTGGGGCTGGATTACCGCATGCCTGTGATTTACATAACCCAGCTTCTGGGCCTGGCTTTCGGCTTGAAACCTGCGGAGCTGGGCTTCCAGAAGCACTTTATAGACGTAAGCCCGGTTCTGAAAGTGGTAACAGCTTAA
- the acsB gene encoding acetyl-CoA decarbonylase/synthase complex subunit alpha/beta gives MSRYIATRAIRGANYIVNEAEKMLQKALQELGPETKVAFPNTAYYLPVIYGLTGIQVTKLKDLEKVLEIARSLLHPIPEEKHWLPYLGETLDCGAATLLAEEAIEGIRFAYGLEPEKITWGGYYIPSASFTAPDFMKGEEGTRLNGPIDDSQMRAWGIQLVDGRMPGFAAIVGCAKSNEVAVQIVRELQQRNILIFLCGNVNGRSIIHQLMEEGVEMGYDTYIIPFGTDTISAIYALGFATRSALSFGGLKPGQAKEILLYNKYRVFAFVLALGEVDDLKYATAAGAINYGFPVIADTIIPQILPTGITQYEHVISMPFDDIEAKDDLERARRLVEKCIEVRGVKVKITRIDIPVPYGSAFEGERVRRQDMRVEFGGKDSRCFEYLYMKPLEEVEDGKIEVIGPDFDEVPEGGAMDMGIVVEVAGRKMQKDFEPVLERQIHYFINGASGIQHIGQRDIAWIRVSKKAAQAGFRLEHFGKILHARFHSDFGAIVDKVQVKIITDKDLLQEWLQKAREAYSIRNRRLEEMTDEAVEEFYSCTLCQSFAPNHVCIISPERLGLCGAYNWLDCKASHQINPTGPNQPIPKGKVLDEWKGYFEGINRFVKQASHGHVEQVAMYSIMENPMTACGCFECLMMVIPEANGFMVVSREDPSMTPAGMTFSTLAGMAGGGLQTPGVMGVGKYFLLSKKFIRADGGFKRIVWMSSFLKETMKEELQKVCEREGDPDLLDKIADERVATTVEELLAYLEEKGHPALTMPPLF, from the coding sequence ATGTCCCGGTATATTGCCACCCGTGCAATAAGAGGTGCCAACTACATCGTCAATGAAGCGGAGAAAATGCTTCAGAAAGCTCTCCAGGAGCTTGGCCCGGAGACCAAAGTGGCCTTCCCCAACACTGCTTACTACCTTCCAGTGATCTACGGCCTCACCGGTATTCAGGTCACCAAACTGAAAGACCTGGAGAAAGTTCTGGAGATAGCCAGAAGCCTTTTGCATCCTATCCCTGAAGAGAAGCATTGGCTTCCTTACCTGGGGGAAACGCTGGACTGTGGAGCAGCTACCCTCCTGGCTGAGGAAGCCATTGAAGGTATCCGCTTCGCTTACGGCCTTGAGCCCGAAAAGATAACCTGGGGTGGGTATTACATCCCTTCCGCCAGCTTCACCGCCCCCGACTTTATGAAAGGCGAGGAGGGAACTCGCCTCAATGGCCCCATTGATGACTCTCAGATGCGAGCCTGGGGCATCCAGCTGGTGGACGGGCGAATGCCGGGCTTTGCGGCTATCGTGGGCTGTGCCAAATCCAATGAAGTGGCTGTCCAGATTGTCCGGGAGCTCCAGCAGCGCAACATCCTTATCTTCCTTTGCGGCAACGTCAACGGTCGCTCTATCATCCACCAGCTCATGGAAGAAGGGGTGGAGATGGGCTATGATACTTACATTATCCCCTTTGGCACCGATACCATTTCAGCCATTTATGCCCTGGGATTTGCCACCCGCTCCGCCCTGAGCTTCGGTGGTCTCAAGCCGGGTCAGGCTAAAGAGATCTTGCTCTACAACAAATACAGGGTCTTCGCCTTTGTCCTGGCCCTTGGGGAAGTGGATGACCTCAAGTATGCCACCGCTGCCGGTGCCATAAACTACGGCTTCCCGGTCATCGCCGACACAATTATCCCCCAGATTCTCCCCACCGGTATAACCCAATACGAACACGTCATCTCCATGCCTTTTGATGACATTGAGGCCAAGGACGACCTGGAGAGGGCCAGGAGGCTTGTAGAAAAATGCATTGAGGTCCGGGGAGTCAAAGTCAAGATAACCCGCATAGATATTCCTGTCCCTTACGGCTCCGCCTTTGAAGGCGAGAGAGTGCGCCGCCAGGACATGAGGGTGGAGTTTGGTGGGAAAGATTCCCGCTGTTTTGAATACCTCTACATGAAGCCTCTGGAAGAGGTGGAGGACGGCAAGATTGAGGTCATAGGGCCCGATTTTGACGAGGTGCCGGAAGGCGGGGCCATGGACATGGGCATAGTTGTAGAGGTAGCCGGGCGCAAGATGCAGAAAGACTTTGAACCTGTCCTTGAACGCCAGATCCACTACTTCATCAACGGTGCCTCGGGCATCCAGCACATAGGCCAGAGGGATATCGCCTGGATCCGGGTTTCCAAGAAAGCTGCCCAGGCCGGCTTCAGGCTGGAACACTTCGGCAAAATCCTCCATGCCCGGTTCCACTCCGATTTTGGCGCCATCGTGGACAAAGTTCAGGTCAAGATAATCACCGATAAAGACCTTCTCCAGGAGTGGCTCCAGAAAGCCCGCGAAGCCTACAGTATCCGCAACCGCCGTCTGGAGGAGATGACGGATGAAGCCGTGGAGGAATTTTACTCCTGCACCCTCTGCCAGAGCTTCGCCCCCAACCACGTTTGTATAATAAGCCCGGAGCGCCTGGGGCTGTGCGGGGCCTACAACTGGCTGGACTGCAAGGCTTCCCACCAGATTAATCCCACAGGGCCCAACCAGCCTATTCCCAAAGGCAAAGTTCTGGATGAGTGGAAGGGCTACTTTGAAGGCATTAACCGCTTCGTAAAGCAGGCTTCCCACGGGCACGTTGAGCAGGTAGCCATGTATTCCATCATGGAGAACCCGATGACCGCCTGCGGGTGCTTCGAGTGTTTGATGATGGTGATCCCAGAGGCCAACGGCTTCATGGTGGTCAGCCGCGAGGATCCATCCATGACCCCAGCTGGGATGACTTTCTCCACTCTGGCAGGAATGGCTGGCGGTGGTCTCCAGACTCCGGGCGTAATGGGTGTGGGCAAATACTTCCTCCTCTCCAAGAAGTTTATCAGGGCCGATGGTGGTTTCAAGCGCATCGTGTGGATGTCCAGCTTCCTCAAGGAAACCATGAAGGAAGAACTCCAGAAGGTTTGCGAGCGAGAGGGTGACCCTGACCTTCTGGACAAGATAGCTGACGAAAGGGTTGCTACCACCGTGGAAGAGCTTCTGGCTTACCTTGAGGAGAAAGGCCATCCGGCCCTTACGATGCCGCCGTTGTTCTAA
- the cooS gene encoding anaerobic carbon-monoxide dehydrogenase catalytic subunit, with translation MGGNGYKSIDPAAQEMLRIAEEEGYETVFSRAEEIKPCPIGRDGACCKHCFMGPCRLVGKTLVGVCGATLDTVVARNLARAIAAGSASHGDHGRDMALTLLAAAEGEAPDYRIRDLQKLLEVADILGVPYKDRDEKDIARDVALRVLAEFGQQKGELTYLKRAPLRRQEIWRKYGIAPRGIDREVVDLLHRTHMGNDQDAEHLLLGAMRCALADGWGGSMFSTDITDILFGSPAPLRTKANLGALKEDEVNIVVHGHEPLFSEMVVLAINDPELIEYAKSKGAKGINLVGICCTANETLMRQGIPTVGNFLHQELALLTGAVDLMAVDVQCIMQALAPLADQFHTKFVTVSPKVKVKGAIHVEFDESRALEIAKQIVRMAIDNFPNRGKVRIPKHVSEVVAGFSHEYITYALGGFFRGSFRPLNDAIIQGRIRGVAGVVGCNNPRSTQDAAHEYIVKEFIKNDVLVVQTGCGAIAAAKYGLMLPEMMEEVGPGLREICEAVGIPPVLHMGACVDNTRILTVASQMATEGGLGEDISDLPAVGIAPEWMSEKALAIGTYFAASGVYVMFGVGSPIKASEEVQRIMSEGWEKTVGGKLEFVEDPQEIVRRALEHIDRKRAALGLEEYNPARFGKSGDRLMLQFLKALEEGKEVSLYSARSLVEA, from the coding sequence ATGGGAGGGAACGGATATAAAAGCATAGATCCAGCTGCTCAGGAAATGCTCAGGATTGCTGAGGAAGAGGGCTATGAAACGGTATTTTCCAGGGCGGAAGAAATTAAGCCCTGCCCTATAGGGCGGGATGGAGCTTGTTGCAAGCACTGCTTCATGGGCCCATGCCGCCTGGTGGGCAAAACCCTCGTCGGGGTTTGCGGTGCTACCCTTGACACAGTGGTGGCGCGCAACCTGGCAAGGGCTATCGCCGCTGGTTCGGCCTCCCACGGAGACCACGGGCGCGATATGGCCCTGACCCTTCTGGCGGCGGCCGAAGGCGAAGCCCCCGATTACCGCATAAGAGACCTCCAGAAACTCCTGGAAGTGGCTGATATCCTGGGTGTGCCTTACAAAGACCGGGATGAAAAGGATATAGCCAGGGATGTAGCTCTCAGGGTTCTGGCTGAGTTCGGCCAGCAGAAGGGAGAACTTACTTACCTGAAGCGTGCTCCTCTGCGCCGTCAGGAAATATGGCGAAAGTATGGGATCGCCCCCCGGGGCATTGACCGCGAGGTGGTGGACCTGCTGCACCGAACCCATATGGGGAATGATCAGGACGCTGAGCACTTGCTCCTGGGGGCTATGCGGTGTGCTCTGGCCGATGGGTGGGGCGGTTCAATGTTCTCCACTGATATCACTGACATCCTCTTTGGTTCCCCCGCTCCCCTGAGGACAAAAGCCAACCTTGGGGCCCTGAAAGAGGACGAGGTTAACATCGTAGTGCACGGCCATGAGCCCCTTTTCTCCGAAATGGTGGTCCTGGCGATAAACGACCCCGAACTCATTGAGTATGCCAAATCTAAAGGAGCCAAGGGCATCAACCTGGTTGGAATTTGCTGCACTGCCAATGAAACCCTTATGCGCCAGGGGATTCCCACTGTGGGCAACTTCCTCCATCAGGAGCTGGCTCTCCTTACTGGCGCCGTTGACCTGATGGCTGTGGATGTTCAGTGCATAATGCAAGCCCTTGCCCCGTTGGCAGATCAATTCCATACCAAGTTCGTCACCGTCTCGCCTAAGGTAAAGGTTAAGGGCGCTATTCACGTGGAGTTTGATGAAAGCCGGGCCCTGGAAATCGCCAAGCAGATAGTCAGAATGGCTATTGACAACTTCCCCAACAGGGGCAAGGTCCGCATACCCAAGCATGTATCCGAGGTGGTGGCAGGCTTTTCCCACGAATACATAACTTACGCTCTTGGCGGCTTTTTCCGTGGCTCTTTCCGCCCCCTCAATGATGCCATCATCCAGGGACGCATCCGGGGAGTAGCCGGGGTGGTCGGGTGCAACAACCCGCGCTCCACTCAGGACGCCGCCCACGAATACATCGTCAAAGAATTCATCAAGAACGACGTCCTGGTGGTGCAGACAGGGTGCGGAGCCATTGCGGCGGCGAAGTATGGGCTTATGCTTCCCGAAATGATGGAGGAGGTTGGCCCCGGACTGAGGGAAATCTGCGAGGCCGTGGGCATCCCACCTGTCCTGCACATGGGTGCGTGTGTTGATAACACCCGCATCCTCACCGTAGCCAGCCAGATGGCCACCGAGGGCGGCCTGGGAGAAGACATCTCTGATCTTCCGGCAGTGGGGATTGCTCCTGAATGGATGAGCGAGAAAGCCCTGGCCATCGGGACTTACTTCGCTGCCTCGGGCGTGTATGTTATGTTCGGAGTTGGCTCGCCCATTAAGGCCAGCGAAGAAGTCCAGCGCATAATGAGCGAGGGCTGGGAGAAAACGGTGGGTGGTAAGCTGGAGTTCGTGGAGGATCCCCAGGAAATTGTCCGCCGGGCCCTTGAACACATTGATCGGAAGCGGGCAGCCCTTGGTCTTGAGGAATACAACCCCGCCAGGTTCGGAAAGAGCGGCGACCGCCTCATGCTTCAGTTCCTGAAGGCTTTAGAAGAGGGCAAAGAAGTGAGTCTCTACAGTGCCAGGAGCCTGGTGGAAGCATAA
- a CDS encoding HEPN domain-containing protein, with amino-acid sequence MERSKDWMEQAEWDLEHALHDLEHGFYDWACFSAQQAAEKATKAVFQKQGAVAWGHSVAELLRELQRHFDIPQSLIEAAMELDQAYVPSLYPNVLPAGAPKGAFTEGQAKRLINYAGEILRVCKDILSGMD; translated from the coding sequence ATGGAACGGAGCAAAGATTGGATGGAACAGGCCGAATGGGATCTTGAGCACGCCCTGCACGACCTGGAGCATGGTTTTTACGACTGGGCATGCTTTTCTGCCCAGCAGGCGGCTGAAAAAGCCACCAAGGCGGTTTTCCAGAAACAGGGCGCTGTTGCGTGGGGGCATTCGGTGGCGGAGCTTCTCCGCGAATTGCAGAGGCATTTTGATATACCTCAAAGCCTGATAGAAGCGGCTATGGAGCTTGACCAGGCTTATGTGCCAAGTCTTTACCCTAATGTTTTGCCTGCTGGAGCCCCGAAAGGGGCCTTCACAGAAGGACAAGCCAAGCGGTTGATAAATTATGCAGGCGAAATCCTCAGGGTCTGTAAGGATATTCTATCCGGAATGGACTAA
- a CDS encoding cyclodeaminase/cyclohydrolase family protein — protein sequence MLAEKPLNQFMDELASSAPAPGGGSVAALAGAMGAALVSMVCNLTIGKKKYADVEEEIKAILEQSEALRREFLNLLEADVAAYTRVSEAMKMPRETEEQKAIREEALDKALKEATEVPLRVAEACVRVIDLCRPVAEKGNVNAVSDAGVAVVMAEAGLRSAALNVLINLGWLKDEDFKKEAQTRLDKLLEGKSQLKEEIYEFVKSKL from the coding sequence ATGCTTGCCGAAAAACCCCTAAACCAATTTATGGATGAACTTGCCAGCTCAGCTCCTGCTCCCGGAGGCGGAAGCGTGGCTGCTTTGGCCGGAGCCATGGGCGCTGCCCTGGTGAGCATGGTCTGCAACCTCACTATCGGCAAGAAGAAGTATGCTGATGTGGAGGAAGAGATAAAGGCCATCCTGGAACAATCGGAAGCTCTGCGCCGGGAGTTTCTGAACCTCCTGGAAGCCGATGTGGCGGCTTATACCAGGGTATCGGAAGCTATGAAAATGCCCAGGGAAACCGAAGAACAGAAAGCCATCCGGGAGGAAGCTCTTGATAAGGCCCTCAAGGAGGCTACGGAGGTCCCTCTGCGGGTGGCAGAGGCCTGTGTCAGAGTTATAGACCTCTGCCGTCCTGTGGCTGAGAAAGGCAATGTAAACGCTGTAAGCGATGCCGGAGTAGCTGTGGTGATGGCAGAGGCGGGATTGCGCAGCGCTGCCCTCAACGTGCTCATTAACCTGGGCTGGCTTAAGGATGAGGACTTCAAAAAAGAAGCCCAGACCCGCCTGGACAAACTGTTGGAGGGCAAATCACAGCTTAAAGAAGAGATTTACGAATTTGTAAAGAGCAAACTTTAA
- a CDS encoding biotin transporter BioY encodes MTIAEALRPYIAKRHLAIFYDLALVIGGSIFVALAARIAIPLPFTPVPITGQTLAVLLVGAVLGSKRGALSMLLYLLEGAAGLPVFAGGTGSLHRLLGPTGGYLFGFVAAAFVTGWLAERQWDRRFWSNFLAMLIGNIVIYLFGLPWLARFVGVERVLPLGLYPFIPGDLVKLVIATLSLPSVWKLIGGDRSFA; translated from the coding sequence ATGACCATAGCCGAAGCTCTGCGGCCTTATATCGCTAAAAGGCATCTTGCTATCTTCTACGATTTAGCTCTCGTTATTGGAGGCAGTATCTTTGTAGCTCTGGCGGCTCGCATTGCTATACCCCTTCCCTTCACACCAGTCCCCATTACAGGACAAACCTTAGCCGTGCTTCTGGTGGGGGCTGTCCTGGGCAGCAAACGAGGGGCTTTAAGTATGCTCCTATACCTGCTGGAAGGCGCTGCTGGACTTCCGGTCTTTGCTGGAGGGACAGGCAGCCTTCACCGTCTTTTAGGGCCCACCGGAGGTTATCTCTTTGGGTTTGTAGCCGCCGCTTTCGTAACCGGTTGGTTAGCGGAGCGTCAGTGGGATAGGCGGTTTTGGAGCAATTTCCTGGCAATGCTGATTGGAAACATCGTCATCTACCTTTTCGGTTTACCCTGGCTGGCCCGATTCGTAGGGGTGGAAAGGGTGTTGCCTTTAGGGCTTTATCCCTTTATCCCCGGCGATCTGGTCAAGCTCGTTATAGCAACCTTAAGCTTGCCTTCGGTCTGGAAATTGATAGGAGGTGATAGGAGCTTTGCTTAA
- a CDS encoding bifunctional 5,10-methylenetetrahydrofolate dehydrogenase/5,10-methenyltetrahydrofolate cyclohydrolase: MPAQILDGRSVAKDIQAEVAAEVASFKEKYGVIPTIAVVRAGEDPASVSYANTIKKTFEGNGLGFRLHVLPETAPQEEMVKLVKELSADPTVHGIIIQEPFPKGWDEALIKESLDPAKDVDGVHPVNAGRLAQVAPVGRPPGVMDYFVPATPLGGLELLKRYGITISGKRAVVVGRSNIVGKPMALLLLREDATVTICHSRTPDLGAVCREADILCVAVGRAKLITADMVKPGAVVVDFGVNVIDGKIIGDVDFESVKEVAGAITPVPGGTGPMTNAMLLKNVLEAAKRQVG; the protein is encoded by the coding sequence ATGCCCGCTCAAATCCTGGATGGCCGTTCGGTAGCGAAAGATATTCAGGCAGAAGTAGCAGCAGAAGTGGCCTCTTTCAAAGAGAAGTATGGCGTGATCCCCACCATAGCAGTGGTAAGAGCGGGGGAAGACCCCGCTTCCGTTAGTTATGCCAACACGATAAAGAAAACCTTTGAAGGCAACGGTCTGGGCTTCAGGCTTCATGTGCTTCCAGAAACGGCCCCTCAGGAAGAGATGGTAAAGCTGGTAAAGGAGTTGAGCGCTGACCCCACTGTCCACGGCATAATAATTCAAGAGCCCTTCCCCAAGGGCTGGGATGAAGCCCTCATCAAAGAAAGCCTTGACCCTGCCAAAGATGTTGATGGGGTTCACCCGGTGAACGCTGGGAGGTTGGCCCAGGTTGCCCCGGTGGGCCGACCTCCGGGAGTGATGGATTACTTCGTACCGGCCACTCCTCTCGGCGGGCTTGAACTCCTCAAGCGCTATGGCATAACGATAAGCGGGAAGAGGGCCGTAGTGGTAGGCCGGTCCAATATCGTGGGGAAGCCTATGGCTTTGCTCCTCCTGCGGGAGGATGCCACGGTGACCATATGCCACTCGCGAACCCCGGACCTGGGGGCTGTCTGCCGGGAAGCTGACATCCTCTGCGTGGCGGTTGGGCGGGCTAAGCTTATCACCGCTGATATGGTTAAACCCGGGGCAGTGGTGGTGGATTTTGGCGTTAACGTGATTGATGGTAAAATAATAGGAGATGTGGACTTTGAGTCAGTGAAGGAGGTGGCCGGAGCTATAACCCCTGTCCCTGGGGGCACTGGCCCGATGACGAACGCAATGCTCCTCAAGAATGTTCTTGAAGCAGCTAAAAGACAGGTAGGATAA